The nucleotide sequence TTGGCCAGTGTCTGCGACGTGCTCGATGAATACGCCAACCGCCCGCCCAAGGCGGAAAATGTTTCGCTGGTGGTGGAAGTGGCCGACGGCTCGCTGCTGGCGGACCGCACGCTGAAAGGCCGCATTTATGCGCGTGCCGGTGTGGTTTGCTATTGGCTGCTCAACCTTATCGACAGCCAATTGGAAGTATTTAGCAATCCCAGCGGGCCGGTGCCCATGCCGGGCTATCGAGAAAAACGGGTTTACCGCACTGAAGATAAATTGTCGCTGGTGATCGGTCTGGACGATTTGGGCACGGTCCGGGTCGGCGACATTCTGCCATGAAGCGGAATGCCAACTGACCAGATGCACGGAAAAAGCCACGGATGAATACGGATTTTAAAAGCTGATCCTGCTGACTGATTTTAGCTAATTCAAAATCAGGAACTGAGCAGTTTTAATCTTGCATCTGTTTTTCATCTGTGCTCATCCGTGTTCATCTGTGGCTAGTCCTCTCTGCGCCTCCGCGTCTTTGCGGTTCAAAATCATTCGCGCAAAGCGCGGCGGATGAGGTCGTGATCGAAATAATTCACGCTCATCCCGGCGTCGATGACGATTTGCTGGGCGTTGATGCCGCTGGAGCGCGGGCTCAGTAAAAAAGCTGCGGCGTTGGCGACTTCTTCGGTTTGCACCGCCTGTTTGCGGAGCGTGGCCTGTTCCGCGTACAAATACGCATCGACATAGCCGGGAATTCCGGCCGAAGCGGACGTTTTTAACAAACCCGGCGCGACGGCGTTGAACCGCACCCGGGAAAACCCGCTGAACGATTTGGCCAGAAACGCCAGCGACGAATCGAGCGCCGCTTTGACCGGCGCCATGAACCCGTAGTTTTCCGCCGCCATGCGCGTGGTTGAAATCGAGACGCTTACGACCGACGCGTCGGGATCGAGCAGTTCGCGCAGCGCATTGGAGACCGCGATCAGCGAATAGCAAGAAATATCAACGGCCTTCAAAAACGCGATCTTGGGCGTTTCGTGAAACGGTTTTGGTCCCGCATTAGTTTCGGCGGTGCCGTAATCTGCAAAAGCGATCGAGTGGCATAGCCCGTGCAGCTTCGGTCGGATTTCTGCCAACTGACTTCGCAGTCGAACAATTTGCTCTTCGTGCTCCACGTCGCACACCAAAATCGGCACGTTGCCGACCAGTTTTTGCACGTTTTCGCGCCGGGCTTCACTGCGAACCGAGTATACCACGTCGACGCCAGCCTCGGCCAGCACACGCCCCACGTGCCAGGCCACGCTTTTGCGATTGGCCACGCCCATGACCAACACCGTTTTGCCCTCGAGTTGCAGGAAATCAGTCACGGTGTCGCCTCGCTCTTGGCCACCAACATGCAAGCGAATTCCAACCGGGCAGACACTTTTCCGGCGCAGGTGACTTTGGCCTCGAAGAAATATGCTTCGCCAAGCCGTTCGCGCAGTTGCACTTCGATTTCGATCGTATCGCCAGGGCGAACCATTTGTTTGAAGCGCACTTCGTTCATCCGTGTGACGACAGGCATGGTTTGCGAATCAGCATCATCCGAACGCTGAGCCGCAGAGGTCGGTGGATTTTTGCTGCCCAGCAAAATCGCGCCCGCTTGCAGCGCGGCTTCACACAACATCACCCCCGGCACAACCGGCTCGTCAGGGTAATGTCCGGCGAAAAACCATTCGTCACCGGTGAACCGTTTGCGGCACACAATCCGGTCGCTGTCGCGAGCCACGATTTCATCCACTAGCAAAAACGGCGGCCGATGCGGAATGGCAGCGTAAATTTCAGCCAGGTTATTGTTCATCGGAGTTATTTGAACTACAGAGACACTGAGAAATAAAGAAGAGATTCATAAGGAAGCCAGGAAACCAGGAATGACGATAAATACAAACAATTCATAACTGCCTTCAATCTAACTTATTCCTGCATTCCTGGATTCCTTATAAAAACATCTGCCCGCTTCGTTCCTCTCTGCGTCTCCGAGTCTCTGCGGTTATTCTGCCGCCACCACATCACGAGACCTGGATTTCGTCAGCAGCGCATCCACGTCGTTCGCCACGATCACGCCGTAGTTCATCGCGCCCAGCCACCCTGACATGATAATGCCCACGCTGCCGGCATGGTACAGCCCAACAATTTGCTGAGGCAATCCGCGGGAAATCGCCAGACCTTCGAACTTGGTGCCAAAGCTCGCCCCCTGTACATGCCGGGTGTAATGCTCGAAGGTGCGGGGCGTTGACGCTTCGGCATGGTCGAGCTTGTCTCGCACGCCCGGCACGTATTTTTCCAGTGTGGCCAGCGTGGTTTCGATCAGGTCGCGCTTGCTCAGTTCGTATTCCTCCTCATTCAACGTGGACCAATCTTCGTATCGGGCATTCGTGCTGGAAACGACCAGGCAACGGTCGCTGCCCGGCCGAGTTTGCGGGTAGTAAAACGAAAACGTACGGCTGGTAATATCGCGGCCCAAGAGCAGGTCGGTGCGAAACAGCGGCGCTACGGAGCTAAACAGCAAATCGCCGCAGGCGGCGGCGATCATCTCGCCCGGCTTCAGCGCCATGTACACCTGCGTGCTGGAATTGTTAAGCCGTACGGCCCGGGCTTCGTCGACAAACTGTAAATCGAAATGATCCTCGCCCACCAACTTGAAGATGGTCGATTTCAAATTCGCGTTGGAAACCACGGCGGAGGTTTTGATGTCGCGCCCATTCACCCGCACGCCGACCACGCGGCGGCGGCGATCGACGAGAATTTGCTCCACGTCGCAGCGAATGCGCACGTCGACGTCATTGCGCAGAAGCTCCTCGTGCATCAGCTTGATGAGCCGATCGGTTCCGCCCTCGAAGGTATATACTCCCTTCGACATGAAATTGGAAAACACAATGCCGTAGGTAATGGCCGGATCTTCCAGCGTGGAGCCGTTGGCATAAGTGATGGGCTCCATCAGCAGGCGAATCACGTCCTCGCGTCCTGGAAAGAACCGCTGAAACAATTGGCCCACAGTGGCCGATTGGTCGTCGTAAAAATTCATTCGCCGCACGGTATCGAAAAACGAGCTGACTTGCGGCTGCGGCACGCCGAATTGCGTGGTTAACAGCCGGATAAAATCGTCGCGATCGAACGACGTGGTCAGCGAGAACATGGGATTGTCGAAGCGAATGTGCTTCAATTGCACAATCGAATCGGCGATTTCCTGCGTCCAATAGCGGCGGCAGCTTTTGATCATGCCGATCGGAAAGCCGTGCAGCGAAATATCAAAAATATGCCCCCCCGGGCGGCGAAACCACGTGGCCATGCCTCCCAGCTTATAATGTTGCTCCAATAGCATTACTTTTTGCCCAGCGCGGGCCAGCGTGTTGGCACAGGTGAGCCCGGCCAGACCGCTGCCAATGACGATGCAATCGTACGCTTCGGCAACGTCGTTCAAAAAATCGCGAGGCATGGCGTGGAAGGGACGAGGATCGGGGGCCAGGGGGTGAAGAATTAGAAAGCGTGTGGCGCATTGATTATCGCAGCAGCATGTTCGCCACCTGAATGCCGCTGGTGAGCGCGCCGACAATGCCCACGTAACCTTGATCGGCGCCGCACACCCACAGGCGTTCCAAGTGCGTTGTTGCATCGTACCGTTTTTGCGGTGCGCCGTACACGGCCCCACGGTCGTGGCCGGTAAAGTGGCGAATGGTTGTGGGGGTAAAGGTATCGTGCGCCACCACGTGCCGGTGCAGATCGGGGAGGAAGCGGGCTG is from Pirellulales bacterium and encodes:
- a CDS encoding Uma2 family endonuclease, which gives rise to MSNHPSTDEPFGFPAGAGERITLDEYRRRAAKGGHSTSNTFELLEGVVVPKCRQTLRHETAVEKLRDYIGIMIPNGWHLLVQQPIACGDSQPEPDLASVCDVLDEYANRPPKAENVSLVVEVADGSLLADRTLKGRIYARAGVVCYWLLNLIDSQLEVFSNPSGPVPMPGYREKRVYRTEDKLSLVIGLDDLGTVRVGDILP
- a CDS encoding SDR family oxidoreductase; translated protein: MGVANRKSVAWHVGRVLAEAGVDVVYSVRSEARRENVQKLVGNVPILVCDVEHEEQIVRLRSQLAEIRPKLHGLCHSIAFADYGTAETNAGPKPFHETPKIAFLKAVDISCYSLIAVSNALRELLDPDASVVSVSISTTRMAAENYGFMAPVKAALDSSLAFLAKSFSGFSRVRFNAVAPGLLKTSASAGIPGYVDAYLYAEQATLRKQAVQTEEVANAAAFLLSPRSSGINAQQIVIDAGMSVNYFDHDLIRRALRE
- a CDS encoding 3-hydroxyacyl-ACP dehydratase FabZ family protein, translating into MNNNLAEIYAAIPHRPPFLLVDEIVARDSDRIVCRKRFTGDEWFFAGHYPDEPVVPGVMLCEAALQAGAILLGSKNPPTSAAQRSDDADSQTMPVVTRMNEVRFKQMVRPGDTIEIEVQLRERLGEAYFFEAKVTCAGKVSARLEFACMLVAKSEATP
- a CDS encoding FAD-dependent oxidoreductase; the encoded protein is MPRDFLNDVAEAYDCIVIGSGLAGLTCANTLARAGQKVMLLEQHYKLGGMATWFRRPGGHIFDISLHGFPIGMIKSCRRYWTQEIADSIVQLKHIRFDNPMFSLTTSFDRDDFIRLLTTQFGVPQPQVSSFFDTVRRMNFYDDQSATVGQLFQRFFPGREDVIRLLMEPITYANGSTLEDPAITYGIVFSNFMSKGVYTFEGGTDRLIKLMHEELLRNDVDVRIRCDVEQILVDRRRRVVGVRVNGRDIKTSAVVSNANLKSTIFKLVGEDHFDLQFVDEARAVRLNNSSTQVYMALKPGEMIAAACGDLLFSSVAPLFRTDLLLGRDITSRTFSFYYPQTRPGSDRCLVVSSTNARYEDWSTLNEEEYELSKRDLIETTLATLEKYVPGVRDKLDHAEASTPRTFEHYTRHVQGASFGTKFEGLAISRGLPQQIVGLYHAGSVGIIMSGWLGAMNYGVIVANDVDALLTKSRSRDVVAAE